Proteins encoded by one window of Hyphomicrobium nitrativorans NL23:
- a CDS encoding nucleotidyltransferase family protein: MKEPVTTAMVLAAGLGTRMRPLTDAVPKPLVRLKGKPLLDHVLDRLAADGIQRAVVNVHYMPDQIEAHVAGRTSPAITISDERGVLLDTGGGVARALPLLGDTPFLIHNSDSVWAEGIGSNIRRLVRAFDPERMDSLLLLALGADSLGYDGRGDFAMASDGALTRRGERSEAPFVFAGVSIAHPRLFEDAPEAPFSLNVLWNRAMARGRLFGLRLEGTWMHIGTPQAVDDAERWIDRAAGV, from the coding sequence ATGAAAGAACCCGTGACGACTGCAATGGTGCTGGCCGCCGGCCTCGGCACGCGGATGCGTCCGCTCACCGATGCGGTGCCGAAGCCGCTTGTGCGGCTCAAGGGCAAGCCTCTGCTCGACCACGTGCTCGACCGGCTGGCGGCGGATGGCATTCAACGCGCGGTGGTCAACGTGCATTACATGCCCGACCAGATCGAGGCGCACGTTGCGGGGCGGACGTCTCCCGCGATCACGATTTCCGACGAGCGCGGGGTGCTGCTGGATACGGGCGGCGGGGTGGCCCGCGCGCTGCCGCTGCTCGGAGACACGCCGTTCCTGATCCACAATTCCGATTCCGTCTGGGCCGAAGGGATCGGATCGAACATCCGCCGCCTCGTCCGCGCGTTCGATCCCGAGCGCATGGACAGCCTTCTGCTGCTCGCGCTCGGCGCCGACAGCCTCGGCTATGACGGCCGCGGCGATTTCGCGATGGCTTCGGACGGCGCGCTTACGCGACGCGGCGAGAGATCGGAAGCACCGTTCGTGTTCGCGGGCGTCTCGATCGCGCATCCGCGGCTGTTCGAGGATGCACCGGAAGCCCCCTTTTCGCTCAACGTGTTGTGGAACCGCGCCATGGCACGCGGGCGTCTGTTCGGGCTTCGGCTGGAAGGCACCTGGATGCACATCGGGACACCGCAGGCGGTGGATGATGCGGAACGGTGGATAGATCGCGCCGCGGGCGTCTGA